The proteins below come from a single Caulobacter flavus genomic window:
- a CDS encoding MauE/DoxX family redox-associated membrane protein has translation MVMDKHVCPYGLKARHLLRSKGYEVEDHHLTTREATDAFKAQHGVKTTPQVFVGGERIGGFDDLRRWFGGKPRDPKAKTYQPVIALFAMTALLALAATYVVDGTPFTMRAIEWFISFSMVVLAIQKLRDVESFSSMFLGYDLLAKRWVPYGYVYPFAEGLAGVLMTAGVLTWFSAPLALVIGGVGAVSVFKAVYIDKRDLKCACVGGDSNVPLGFISLTENVMMVAMAAWMLVGR, from the coding sequence ATGGTGATGGACAAGCACGTCTGTCCGTACGGGCTGAAGGCCAGGCATCTGCTGCGGTCCAAGGGCTACGAGGTCGAGGACCATCACCTGACCACGCGCGAGGCGACCGACGCCTTCAAGGCGCAGCACGGCGTGAAGACCACGCCGCAGGTGTTCGTCGGGGGCGAGCGGATCGGCGGGTTCGACGACCTGCGCCGCTGGTTCGGCGGCAAGCCGCGCGATCCCAAGGCCAAGACCTACCAGCCGGTCATCGCCCTCTTCGCCATGACCGCCCTGCTGGCCCTGGCGGCGACCTACGTCGTCGACGGAACGCCCTTCACGATGCGGGCGATCGAGTGGTTCATCAGCTTTTCGATGGTGGTGCTGGCCATCCAGAAACTGCGCGACGTCGAGAGCTTCTCGTCGATGTTCCTGGGCTACGACCTCTTGGCCAAGCGCTGGGTTCCCTACGGCTACGTCTATCCGTTCGCCGAAGGCCTGGCCGGGGTGCTGATGACGGCCGGCGTGCTGACCTGGTTCTCCGCGCCCCTGGCCCTGGTGATCGGCGGCGTCGGCGCGGTGTCGGTGTTCAAGGCGGTCTATATCGACAAGCGCGACCTGAAATGCGCCTGCGTCGGCGGCGACAGCAACGTGCCGCTGGGCTTCATCTCGCTGACCGAGAACGTGATGATGGTGGCGATGGCGGCGTGGATGCTGGTTGGGCGCTAG
- a CDS encoding MerR family transcriptional regulator, producing MATTKPAATIAGLARAGGVGVETVRYYQRRGLLETPERGEGSGLSGGVRRYGDEAVRRLRFIRSAQAAGFTLEQIGELLALDAGEDRARARELARERIADLDHRIAELQAARAGLSRLLHTCSTDDRGPCPIIAAFET from the coding sequence ATGGCCACGACGAAACCCGCCGCCACGATCGCGGGCCTGGCCCGGGCCGGCGGCGTGGGGGTGGAAACGGTCCGCTACTACCAGCGCCGGGGCCTGCTGGAGACGCCCGAGCGCGGCGAGGGTTCCGGCTTGTCGGGCGGCGTGCGGCGCTACGGCGACGAGGCCGTGCGCCGGCTGCGCTTCATCCGCTCCGCCCAGGCCGCGGGCTTCACCCTGGAGCAGATCGGCGAGCTGCTGGCGCTGGACGCCGGCGAGGACCGCGCGCGGGCCCGCGAACTGGCCCGCGAGCGGATCGCCGACCTGGACCACAGGATCGCGGAGCTGCAGGCCGCCCGCGCGGGGCTTTCGCGCCTGCTCCACACCTGCAGCACGGATGATCGTGGACCCTGTCCCATCATAGCCGCGTTCGAGACCTGA
- a CDS encoding M3 family oligoendopeptidase, protein MNAPFKPDALPEWNLADLYAGREDPRIETDLAAAKAANDELASLEGMFLEARGEPQRLGKLLDRGIRLYEEAVNGLWGVGAYAGLAASTARDDPAWAKFEADLRARSSQIAAESLFFSLELNQLEDAELNAALEAHEPTRRWTPWLRRLRLSRPHELSAELERYIVDRGPAVANWVRLYDETLAKLSAKVGKEALTLPEALNRLSDPDVRRRKAAADGLAQALSERASTQALVMNTLAFEKQVEDRWRRYDDPAHSRHLANEVDADAVDALEAAVVEAYPRLSHRYYALKAKAMGRKTLDYWDRNAPLDAAQPRTYPWAEAKAVVLESFQALAPKFADTAETFFTQPWIDARPRAGKQSGAYSHPVTADRHPYVFMNYMGERRDVLTLAHELGHAVHQTLCAPLGTLLADTPLTLAETASIFGEGLVFDRLLAEATPADRKGLLAGKIEDGLNTVVRQIAFHRFERRFHAARQDGELSPDQIGALWMETMAESLGPAVVLNEGYEHYWAYVSHFVHAPFYVYAYAFGDLLVRGLMEKRRENPESFAPLYEDLLAAGGTRTYVEALKPFGLNPRDKAFWAAGCRQLERLVDEFEALV, encoded by the coding sequence ATGAACGCGCCCTTCAAGCCCGACGCCCTTCCCGAGTGGAACCTCGCCGACCTCTATGCCGGCCGCGAGGATCCGAGGATCGAAACCGACCTGGCCGCCGCCAAGGCCGCCAACGACGAACTGGCCTCGCTGGAGGGCATGTTCCTGGAAGCGCGCGGCGAGCCTCAGCGCCTGGGCAAGCTGCTCGATCGCGGCATCCGGCTCTACGAGGAGGCCGTCAACGGCCTGTGGGGCGTGGGCGCCTATGCCGGCTTGGCCGCCTCGACCGCCCGCGACGACCCGGCCTGGGCCAAGTTCGAGGCCGACCTGCGCGCGCGCTCGTCGCAGATCGCCGCCGAAAGCCTGTTCTTCTCGCTGGAGCTGAACCAGCTGGAGGACGCCGAGCTGAACGCGGCGCTGGAAGCCCACGAGCCGACCCGCCGCTGGACGCCCTGGCTGCGCCGCCTGCGCCTGTCGCGCCCGCACGAACTGTCGGCCGAGCTGGAGCGCTACATCGTCGACCGCGGCCCGGCCGTGGCCAACTGGGTGCGCCTCTACGACGAGACCCTGGCCAAACTGTCGGCCAAGGTCGGCAAGGAAGCCCTGACCCTGCCCGAGGCGCTCAACCGCCTGTCGGATCCGGACGTGCGCCGCCGCAAGGCCGCCGCCGACGGCCTGGCCCAGGCCCTGTCTGAGCGCGCCTCCACCCAGGCCCTGGTGATGAACACCCTGGCCTTCGAAAAGCAGGTCGAGGACCGCTGGAGGCGCTACGACGACCCGGCCCACTCGCGGCACCTGGCCAACGAGGTCGACGCCGACGCCGTGGACGCCCTGGAGGCGGCCGTGGTCGAAGCCTATCCGCGCCTGTCGCACCGCTATTACGCGCTCAAGGCCAAGGCCATGGGCCGCAAGACCCTCGACTACTGGGATCGCAACGCCCCGCTCGACGCCGCCCAGCCGCGCACCTATCCCTGGGCCGAGGCCAAGGCCGTGGTGCTGGAGAGCTTTCAGGCCCTGGCCCCGAAGTTCGCCGACACCGCCGAGACCTTCTTCACCCAGCCGTGGATCGACGCCCGCCCCCGGGCCGGCAAGCAGTCGGGCGCCTATTCGCACCCGGTCACGGCCGACCGCCATCCGTACGTCTTCATGAACTACATGGGCGAGCGGCGCGACGTGCTGACCCTGGCCCACGAACTGGGCCACGCCGTGCACCAGACCCTGTGCGCGCCGCTGGGCACCCTGCTGGCCGACACGCCGCTGACCCTGGCCGAAACCGCCTCGATCTTCGGCGAAGGCCTGGTGTTCGACCGTCTGCTGGCCGAGGCCACGCCCGCCGACCGCAAGGGCCTTCTGGCGGGCAAGATCGAGGACGGACTCAACACCGTCGTGCGCCAGATCGCCTTCCACCGCTTCGAGCGCAGGTTCCACGCCGCCCGCCAGGACGGCGAGCTGTCGCCCGACCAGATCGGCGCGCTGTGGATGGAGACCATGGCCGAGAGCCTGGGCCCGGCCGTCGTGCTCAACGAGGGCTACGAGCACTACTGGGCCTATGTAAGCCACTTCGTGCACGCGCCTTTCTACGTCTACGCCTACGCCTTCGGCGACCTTCTGGTGCGCGGCCTGATGGAGAAGCGCCGCGAGAACCCGGAAAGCTTCGCCCCTCTCTACGAGGACCTGCTCGCCGCCGGCGGCACGCGGACCTATGTCGAGGCCCTCAAGCCCTTCGGCCTGAACCCGCGCGACAAGGCCTTCTGGGCGGCGGGCTGCCGGCAGCTGGAGCGGCTGGTGGACGAGTTCGAGGCGCTGGTGTGA
- a CDS encoding ABC1 kinase family protein, giving the protein MSNDPERDRLSGRLARFAKVGAGLSGAAVSYGANRVFAGDDAAARNAKALKAALGNLKGPLMKAAQMFATVPDLLPPEFAKELAELQTNAPAMGWPFVRRRMAAELGPDWASKFQSFEHEAAAAASLGQVHRALAPDGRQLAVKLQYPDMQSAVESDLGQLRALVGLFKKMDGSIDPTQMIEEVGDRLREELDYDREARMMAVYGGFFAGRDDIRTPQPVTELSTKRLLSMTWLDGQGLMAFKGADQETRDRIAALLFEAWWGPMTHIGVIHGDPHLGNYTFGGEGAAHLNLLDFGCIRVFPPHFVGGVVRLYRALSEDDRAGQVEAYRSWGFSNLTDELVDVLNVWARFIYGPLLDDRVRTVADDVPPGEYGRREAFKVRQALKSVGGIVIPREFVFMDRAAIGLGAAFLHLGARHNWRALFEASLEGFSEEGLAERQAKVLGAAGIAPPA; this is encoded by the coding sequence ATGAGCAATGACCCTGAACGCGACCGCCTCTCCGGCCGTCTGGCGCGCTTCGCCAAGGTCGGGGCGGGTCTTTCCGGCGCCGCCGTCAGCTATGGCGCCAACCGCGTCTTCGCCGGCGACGACGCCGCCGCGCGCAACGCCAAGGCCCTGAAGGCGGCGCTGGGCAATCTGAAGGGACCGCTGATGAAGGCGGCCCAGATGTTCGCCACCGTGCCCGACCTTTTGCCGCCCGAGTTCGCCAAGGAACTGGCCGAGCTGCAGACCAACGCGCCGGCCATGGGATGGCCGTTCGTACGCCGGCGCATGGCCGCCGAGCTTGGTCCCGACTGGGCCAGCAAGTTCCAGAGCTTCGAGCACGAGGCCGCCGCGGCCGCGTCGCTGGGCCAGGTGCACCGCGCGCTCGCCCCCGACGGCCGCCAGCTGGCGGTGAAGCTGCAATACCCGGACATGCAGAGCGCCGTCGAAAGCGATCTTGGCCAGCTGCGCGCCCTGGTCGGCCTGTTCAAGAAGATGGACGGCTCGATCGACCCCACCCAGATGATCGAGGAGGTCGGCGACCGGCTGCGCGAGGAGCTGGACTACGATCGCGAGGCCCGGATGATGGCCGTCTATGGCGGCTTCTTCGCCGGCCGCGACGACATCAGGACGCCGCAGCCGGTCACCGAGCTTTCGACGAAGCGCCTGCTGTCGATGACCTGGCTGGACGGCCAGGGCTTGATGGCCTTCAAGGGCGCCGACCAGGAGACCCGCGACCGCATCGCCGCGCTGCTGTTCGAGGCCTGGTGGGGCCCGATGACCCATATCGGCGTCATCCACGGCGATCCGCACCTGGGCAACTACACCTTCGGCGGCGAAGGGGCCGCGCACCTGAACCTGCTCGACTTCGGCTGCATCCGGGTGTTCCCGCCGCATTTCGTGGGCGGCGTCGTGCGGCTCTATCGCGCCCTTTCCGAAGACGACCGCGCCGGTCAGGTCGAGGCCTATCGCAGTTGGGGCTTCTCCAACCTCACCGACGAACTGGTCGACGTGCTGAACGTCTGGGCCCGGTTCATCTACGGCCCTCTGCTCGACGACCGCGTCCGCACCGTCGCCGACGACGTGCCGCCCGGCGAGTACGGCCGCCGCGAGGCCTTCAAGGTGCGCCAGGCCCTGAAGTCGGTCGGCGGCATCGTCATCCCGCGCGAGTTCGTGTTCATGGACCGCGCCGCCATCGGCCTGGGCGCGGCCTTCCTGCACCTGGGCGCCCGCCACAACTGGCGCGCCCTGTTCGAGGCCTCGCTGGAGGGCTTCTCGGAGGAGGGGCTGGCGGAACGGCAGGCCAAGGTGCTGGGCGCGGCGGGGATCGCGCCGCCCGCATAA
- a CDS encoding pirin family protein, giving the protein MTTRTIARLHAAYRDDIGDLTTRRPLPGPAIGQLDPFLFLNHHGPQTYRPGNRGLPFGPHPHRGFETVTFILEGQLSHLDSGGHESVIDAGGVQWMTAGSGLVHAELSPEAFKKNGGPLEILQLWVNLPSRLKMTAPRYVGLQAPDIPKIEKDGATIELISGEVDGITGPIASLTGVAMSVVRLDAGAALSLPIPAARAVFLYVVRGAIAVGDTTAGAFNLVELTDGEGLELSSADGAVLLLGHADPIGEPVVSHGPFVMTTREEIIQAIQDYQAGKFGEVAA; this is encoded by the coding sequence ATGACCACCCGCACCATCGCCCGCCTGCACGCCGCCTATCGCGACGACATCGGCGACCTCACGACCCGCCGCCCCTTGCCCGGCCCGGCGATCGGCCAGCTGGACCCGTTCCTGTTCCTCAACCACCACGGCCCGCAGACCTACCGCCCCGGCAATCGCGGCCTGCCGTTCGGGCCGCATCCGCATCGCGGCTTCGAGACCGTGACCTTCATCCTCGAGGGCCAGCTGTCGCATCTCGACAGCGGCGGCCACGAGAGCGTCATCGACGCCGGCGGCGTGCAGTGGATGACGGCCGGCAGCGGCCTGGTCCACGCCGAGCTGTCGCCCGAGGCCTTCAAGAAGAACGGCGGGCCGCTGGAGATCCTGCAGTTGTGGGTCAACCTGCCCAGCCGGCTGAAGATGACCGCCCCGCGCTATGTCGGCCTGCAGGCGCCCGACATTCCCAAGATCGAGAAGGACGGCGCGACGATCGAGCTGATCTCGGGCGAGGTCGACGGGATCACCGGCCCGATCGCGTCGCTGACCGGCGTGGCCATGAGCGTCGTGCGGCTGGACGCCGGCGCGGCGCTGTCGCTGCCGATCCCGGCCGCCCGGGCGGTGTTCCTCTATGTCGTGCGCGGCGCGATCGCGGTGGGCGACACGACGGCGGGCGCCTTCAACCTGGTGGAGCTGACCGACGGCGAGGGGCTGGAGCTGTCATCGGCCGACGGCGCGGTGCTGCTGCTGGGCCACGCCGACCCGATCGGGGAACCGGTCGTCTCGCACGGGCCGTTCGTGATGACGACCCGCGAGGAGATCATCCAGGCGATCCAGGACTACCAGGCGGGGAAGTTCGGCGAAGTCGCGGCCTGA
- a CDS encoding PaaI family thioesterase, translating to MSDDLTEAQSAAIPDGYAQLNWTRGFGRQIGPLYERTDGPGEATLGFRVEEHHTNGLGNCHGGMLMSFADMAWGRIISLRRSYSWVTVRLMTDFLSGAQLGEFVEGRGELLAEEDGIFTVRGRIWTAERTLMTGTGIFKALSPRKPRPGEIAYREEA from the coding sequence ATGTCCGACGACCTGACCGAGGCCCAGAGCGCCGCAATCCCCGACGGCTACGCCCAGCTGAACTGGACGCGGGGTTTCGGCCGACAGATCGGGCCGCTGTACGAGCGCACCGACGGCCCCGGCGAGGCCACGCTGGGCTTCCGCGTCGAGGAGCACCACACCAATGGCCTGGGCAACTGCCACGGCGGCATGCTGATGAGCTTCGCCGACATGGCCTGGGGACGGATCATCTCGCTGCGGAGGTCGTACTCGTGGGTCACGGTGCGGCTGATGACCGACTTTCTCTCCGGCGCGCAGCTGGGCGAGTTCGTGGAAGGCCGGGGCGAGCTGCTGGCCGAAGAGGACGGGATCTTCACCGTGCGCGGCCGCATCTGGACGGCTGAGCGCACCCTGATGACCGGCACGGGGATCTTCAAGGCGCTGTCCCCCCGCAAGCCGCGCCCTGGCGAGATCGCCTATCGCGAGGAGGCCTGA
- a CDS encoding alpha/beta fold hydrolase — MADDHSLPASLLAAFDGKPPPAPAWFNAAIAVEPERSTIEVQGAAIELLTWGEVGKPGLLFLHGNGAHADWWSFIAPSFAKDWRVAAISWAGMGASGWREAYSADTFAAEAFAAVEAAELKAGGHKPIFVGHSFGGFPTLFCAARHPERLRGAILVDTSIQPPEKRWKGPPPRSGFGTKVYPTLEEALTRFRLAPPQPCENLYIADYIARRSLKAVEGGWTWKFDPAIWQRFSMPDLGLLLAEIACPAALMWGERSGLMHAETLDYMIAQMPKDVLRLPIPDADHHVMLDQPLAFVAGLRGLLAAWG; from the coding sequence ATGGCCGACGACCACAGCCTGCCAGCCTCGCTGCTGGCCGCGTTCGACGGCAAGCCGCCGCCTGCCCCGGCGTGGTTCAACGCCGCCATCGCCGTCGAGCCCGAGCGCTCGACCATCGAGGTCCAGGGCGCGGCCATCGAACTGCTGACCTGGGGCGAGGTCGGCAAGCCGGGCCTGCTGTTCCTGCACGGCAACGGCGCCCACGCCGACTGGTGGAGCTTCATCGCCCCGTCCTTCGCCAAGGACTGGCGCGTGGCCGCCATCTCGTGGGCGGGCATGGGCGCCAGCGGCTGGCGCGAGGCCTACAGCGCCGACACCTTCGCCGCCGAGGCCTTCGCCGCGGTCGAGGCCGCGGAGCTCAAGGCCGGCGGGCATAAGCCGATCTTCGTCGGCCACTCGTTCGGCGGCTTTCCCACCCTGTTCTGCGCCGCGCGCCACCCTGAGCGCCTGCGCGGGGCGATCCTGGTCGACACCTCCATCCAGCCGCCCGAGAAGCGCTGGAAGGGTCCGCCGCCGCGCTCGGGCTTCGGAACCAAGGTCTATCCGACGCTCGAAGAGGCGCTGACCCGCTTCCGCCTGGCCCCGCCGCAGCCTTGCGAGAACCTCTACATCGCCGACTACATCGCCCGCCGCTCGCTGAAAGCGGTCGAGGGCGGCTGGACCTGGAAGTTCGACCCGGCCATCTGGCAGCGGTTCTCCATGCCCGACCTGGGCCTGCTGCTCGCCGAGATCGCCTGCCCGGCCGCGCTGATGTGGGGCGAGCGGTCCGGGCTTATGCACGCCGAGACCTTGGACTATATGATCGCGCAGATGCCCAAGGACGTGCTGCGCTTGCCCATCCCCGACGCCGATCACCACGTGATGCTCGACCAGCCCCTGGCCTTCGTCGCCGGGCTCCGCGGACTGCTGGCCGCCTGGGGCTGA
- a CDS encoding glycosyltransferase family 9 protein, whose protein sequence is MWHLPTIRAIAATTPEGQVVLAARPASRAAEVLAVEPSVVRVVDAPNYKDRLKGVREVIDFLRICRTEKPRALWILEKIDRPAIAAALAGVPERRGFGLGHGQEGWLNTGPFLPKSMRPAHRIDKLEAFEKAHGLTVTSREPALKLDPAALAAVAARYADKPGPWLTLGIGASEAPRTWPAERFAQAAAALSDLFGTVFWIGGPHEAQAARAAVGDLPNNVVACDLTLDKAAALIALSAGFLGNDSGPLNVAAAVGTPAVGLMGTSPVPAYSRWLSILDGGNGRITDITVAQAVDAVRARFLAETWDNRSVLDA, encoded by the coding sequence ATGTGGCACCTGCCGACCATTCGCGCGATCGCCGCCACGACGCCCGAGGGCCAGGTGGTGCTGGCCGCCCGTCCAGCCAGCCGCGCCGCCGAGGTGCTGGCCGTCGAACCTTCGGTGGTCAGGGTCGTCGACGCCCCGAACTACAAGGACAGGCTCAAGGGCGTCCGCGAGGTGATCGACTTCCTGCGGATCTGCCGGACCGAGAAGCCGCGCGCCCTCTGGATCCTGGAGAAGATCGACCGCCCCGCCATCGCCGCCGCCCTGGCCGGCGTGCCCGAACGCCGGGGCTTCGGCCTGGGCCACGGCCAGGAGGGCTGGCTGAACACCGGCCCCTTCCTGCCGAAATCCATGCGGCCGGCCCATCGGATCGACAAGCTGGAGGCCTTCGAGAAGGCCCACGGCCTGACCGTGACCAGCCGCGAGCCGGCGCTGAAGCTCGATCCGGCCGCCCTCGCCGCCGTCGCCGCCCGCTACGCCGACAAGCCCGGCCCGTGGCTGACCCTGGGCATCGGGGCCAGCGAGGCGCCGCGCACCTGGCCGGCCGAACGCTTCGCCCAAGCGGCCGCCGCGCTTTCCGACCTCTTTGGCACGGTGTTCTGGATCGGCGGTCCGCACGAGGCGCAGGCCGCCCGGGCGGCGGTCGGCGACTTGCCGAACAACGTCGTGGCCTGCGACCTGACGCTCGACAAGGCCGCGGCCCTGATCGCGCTGTCGGCGGGTTTCCTGGGCAACGACTCGGGGCCGCTGAACGTCGCCGCCGCCGTCGGCACGCCTGCGGTGGGCCTGATGGGCACCAGCCCCGTCCCGGCCTATTCGCGCTGGCTGTCGATCCTCGACGGCGGCAATGGCCGCATCACCGACATCACGGTCGCGCAGGCGGTCGACGCCGTGCGCGCCCGCTTCCTGGCCGAAACCTGGGACAATCGGTCCGTCCTGGACGCTTGA
- a CDS encoding aa3-type cytochrome c oxidase subunit IV: MAGDYHRGEMDIHEQAATYDAFGKMTKWGSLAIAVLITFFTLLFCTPAGFIASAGVAVVMTVLGVVFLREKAAPAH; encoded by the coding sequence ATGGCCGGCGACTATCACCGCGGTGAAATGGACATCCACGAGCAGGCCGCGACCTACGACGCGTTCGGCAAGATGACCAAGTGGGGTTCGCTCGCCATCGCCGTGCTGATCACCTTCTTCACCTTGCTGTTCTGCACCCCCGCCGGCTTCATCGCCTCGGCCGGCGTGGCCGTCGTGATGACCGTCCTGGGCGTTGTGTTCCTTCGGGAAAAGGCGGCCCCCGCTCACTGA
- a CDS encoding Re/Si-specific NAD(P)(+) transhydrogenase subunit alpha, with the protein MPMAVIAVTKETRAGETRVAATPETVKKLTAAGFSVVVEAGAGTAASYLDADYEAAGAKLAKTSKDAIKDADVLFKVRAPEAAEIAALKSGAIVAAALNPYQDKDTLNALAKAGASAIAMEFIPRITRAQVMDMLSSQANLAGYRAVIEGAEAYGKALPMMMTAAGTVAAAKVFIMGVGVAGLQAIATARRLGAVVTATDVRPATKEQVESLGAKFLAVEDEEFKNAQTAGGYAKEMSAEYQAKQAELVSSHIAKQDIVITTALIPGRPAPKLVSAAQVASMKAGSILVDLAIEQGGNVEGAKLNETVTTANGAKILGHANLPGRIAADASALYSRNLFALSSLFLNKEGAFEPNFEDEILQAAVVTRGGEIVHPNLKTA; encoded by the coding sequence ATGCCGATGGCCGTCATCGCCGTCACGAAAGAGACCCGCGCAGGCGAAACGCGGGTCGCCGCGACGCCCGAGACCGTCAAGAAACTGACCGCCGCCGGGTTCTCGGTGGTGGTCGAGGCCGGCGCCGGAACCGCCGCCTCCTACCTCGACGCCGACTACGAGGCGGCCGGGGCGAAGCTGGCCAAGACCTCCAAGGACGCGATCAAGGACGCCGACGTCCTGTTCAAGGTCCGCGCGCCCGAGGCCGCCGAGATCGCGGCCCTCAAGAGCGGCGCGATCGTCGCCGCCGCGCTCAATCCCTACCAGGACAAGGACACGCTGAACGCGCTTGCAAAAGCGGGCGCCAGCGCCATCGCCATGGAGTTCATCCCGCGCATCACGCGGGCCCAGGTGATGGACATGCTGTCCAGCCAGGCCAACCTCGCCGGCTATCGCGCCGTGATCGAAGGCGCCGAGGCCTACGGCAAGGCCCTGCCGATGATGATGACCGCCGCCGGCACCGTCGCCGCGGCCAAGGTGTTCATCATGGGCGTCGGCGTGGCCGGCCTGCAGGCCATCGCCACCGCCCGCCGCCTGGGCGCCGTGGTCACCGCCACCGACGTCCGCCCCGCCACCAAGGAACAGGTCGAGAGCCTGGGCGCCAAGTTCCTCGCCGTCGAGGACGAGGAGTTCAAGAACGCCCAGACCGCCGGCGGCTACGCCAAGGAGATGTCGGCCGAGTACCAGGCCAAGCAGGCCGAGCTGGTCTCCAGCCACATCGCCAAGCAGGACATCGTCATCACCACCGCCCTGATCCCGGGCCGCCCGGCGCCCAAGCTGGTCAGCGCCGCCCAGGTGGCGTCGATGAAGGCCGGCTCGATCCTGGTCGACCTGGCCATCGAGCAGGGCGGCAATGTCGAGGGCGCCAAGCTGAACGAGACGGTCACGACGGCCAACGGCGCCAAGATCCTCGGCCACGCCAACCTGCCCGGCCGCATCGCCGCCGACGCCTCGGCGCTCTATTCGCGCAACCTGTTCGCGCTCTCGTCTCTGTTCCTGAACAAGGAAGGCGCGTTCGAGCCCAATTTCGAGGACGAGATCCTGCAGGCCGCGGTCGTCACGCGCGGCGGCGAGATCGTCCATCCGAACCTGAAGACCGCCTAA
- a CDS encoding proton-translocating transhydrogenase family protein codes for MEAVDPTVFRLAIFVLAIFVGYYVVWSVTPALHTPLMAVTNAISSVIIVGALLAAAAHGAAGAPDAGSVWISKGAGAIAAAFAAVNIFGGFLVTQRMLAMYKKKQK; via the coding sequence ATGGAAGCCGTCGACCCCACCGTGTTCCGCCTGGCGATCTTCGTGCTCGCCATCTTCGTCGGCTACTACGTGGTCTGGAGCGTGACGCCCGCGCTGCACACCCCGCTGATGGCCGTGACCAACGCCATCTCGTCGGTGATCATCGTCGGCGCCCTTCTGGCGGCCGCCGCGCATGGCGCGGCCGGTGCGCCGGACGCCGGTTCGGTGTGGATCTCCAAGGGGGCCGGCGCGATCGCCGCGGCCTTCGCGGCGGTCAACATCTTCGGCGGCTTCCTCGTCACCCAGCGGATGCTGGCCATGTACAAGAAGAAGCAGAAGTAA
- a CDS encoding NAD(P)(+) transhydrogenase (Re/Si-specific) subunit beta: MNANLAAVLYLVSGVLFILALRGLSSPETSRKGNTYGMVGMAIAVVTTLATLWSQGALDAVTLGLIVGGVAVGGGVGAVIARKVPMTSMPQLVAAFHSLVGMAACLVAVAAIYTPAAYGIVGDDGHVHLNSLIELSLGLAIGAVTFTGSVIAFAKLNGNMGGAPILLPARHLLNILIAAAIVGLIVVLVISGGQAKWAFWGIFALSLLIGVTLIIPIGGADMPVVVSMLNSYSGWAAAALGFTLENTTLIITGALVGSSGAILSYIMCKGMNRSFVSVILGGFGADAAAAGAGGKVETRPVKQGSADDAAFIMKNASKVIIVPGYGMAVSQAQHALREMADKLKEEGVEVKYAIHPVAGRMPGHMNVLLAEANVPYDEVFELEDINSEFSTADVAFVIGANDVTNPAAKTDPTSAIFGMPILDVEKARTVLFVKRGMSSGYAGVENELFFKDNTMMLFADAKKMVEGIVKGL, translated from the coding sequence ATGAACGCCAATCTCGCCGCCGTCCTGTACCTCGTCTCCGGGGTGCTGTTCATCCTGGCGCTGCGCGGGCTTTCCAGTCCCGAGACCAGCCGCAAGGGCAACACCTACGGCATGGTCGGCATGGCCATCGCCGTCGTCACCACCCTGGCCACGCTGTGGAGCCAGGGCGCGCTGGACGCCGTCACCCTGGGCCTGATCGTCGGCGGCGTCGCCGTCGGCGGCGGCGTGGGCGCGGTGATCGCCCGCAAGGTGCCGATGACCTCGATGCCGCAGCTCGTGGCCGCCTTCCACTCGCTGGTCGGCATGGCCGCCTGCCTGGTGGCCGTGGCCGCCATCTACACGCCCGCCGCCTACGGCATCGTCGGCGATGACGGCCATGTGCACCTCAACAGCCTGATCGAGCTGTCGCTGGGCCTGGCCATCGGCGCTGTCACCTTCACCGGTTCGGTCATCGCCTTCGCCAAGCTGAACGGCAACATGGGCGGCGCGCCGATCCTGCTGCCGGCCCGCCACCTGCTGAACATCCTGATCGCCGCCGCCATCGTCGGCCTGATCGTGGTGCTGGTGATCTCGGGCGGGCAGGCCAAGTGGGCGTTCTGGGGCATCTTCGCGCTCAGCCTGCTGATCGGCGTCACCCTGATCATCCCGATCGGCGGCGCCGACATGCCGGTCGTCGTGTCGATGCTGAACAGCTATTCGGGCTGGGCCGCGGCGGCGCTGGGCTTCACGCTGGAAAACACCACCCTGATCATCACCGGCGCCCTGGTCGGTTCGTCGGGCGCGATCCTGTCCTACATCATGTGCAAGGGCATGAACCGCTCGTTCGTCTCGGTGATCCTGGGCGGCTTCGGCGCCGACGCCGCGGCGGCCGGCGCCGGCGGCAAGGTCGAGACGCGCCCCGTCAAGCAGGGCTCGGCCGACGACGCGGCCTTCATCATGAAGAACGCCAGCAAGGTGATCATCGTCCCGGGCTACGGCATGGCCGTCTCCCAGGCCCAGCACGCCCTGCGCGAAATGGCCGACAAGCTGAAGGAAGAGGGCGTGGAGGTGAAGTACGCCATCCACCCCGTCGCCGGCCGCATGCCGGGCCACATGAACGTGCTCCTCGCGGAAGCCAACGTGCCCTACGACGAGGTGTTCGAGCTGGAGGACATCAACAGCGAGTTCTCGACGGCGGACGTCGCCTTCGTGATCGGCGCCAACGACGTCACCAACCCGGCCGCCAAGACCGACCCGACCAGCGCCATCTTCGGCATGCCCATCCTGGACGTCGAGAAGGCCCGCACCGTCCTCTTCGTCAAGCGCGGCATGTCCTCGGGCTATGCCGGCGTCGAGAACGAGCTGTTCTTCAAGGACAACACCATGATGCTGTTCGCCGACGCCAAGAAGATGGTCGAGGGCATCGTCAAGGGCCTCTGA